Proteins found in one Pseudochaenichthys georgianus chromosome 13, fPseGeo1.2, whole genome shotgun sequence genomic segment:
- the naalad2 gene encoding N-acetylated-alpha-linked acidic dipeptidase 2 — MRKEGRLTRWIGWTVIVAALLLLGFIIGWFAKPTRPNTPNDTASGKYLREFLDEMRPEQIREHLRKFTRLPHLAGTEQNLKYAEQIMKEWKEYGLDSVEMVPYDVLLSYPNKTQPNYISIIDQLGSEVFNTSLAEPVPEGYEDVSNIVPPYSAFSPKGQPEGDLVYVNYGRTEDFFQLERDMRVNATGRIVIVRYGKIFRGNKVKNAMLAGAKGIIMFSDPADYWAAGVQPYPDGWNLPGGGAQRGNVLNLNGAGDPLTPGYPAKEYTYRLSLEDGVGLPKIPVHPIGFHDAINLLKNMGGPIPPNNWKGALNISYRIGPGFTDDFKSQKLRMNIHSNNQITRIYNVIGRIRGALEPDRYVILGGHRDAWVFGGIDPMSGAAVVHETVRSAGRLISKGWRPRRTLIFASWDAEEFGLQGSTEWAEDNAKLLQERAVAYINADSAIEGMYTLRVDCTPSLHTLVYDLTKQIASPEEGEEGVSLYESWHKRDNWTDNRDAPRISKLGSGSDFEAYFIRLGIAAGRARYTKNKKTERYSSYPVYHSVYETFEVVEKFYDPSFKRLRAVAQVRGGLIFQLADSQLLPLDVNQYADALGKYAQSIAQLGHRHPEEMNTYRVSFDSLFSAVENFTVAARDFHERLQTLNKEDPLQLRIVNDQLMYLERAFIDPLGLPGRPFYRHVIFAPSSHNKYAGESFPGIYDALFDIQNSADKQKSWENVKRQISIAAFTVHAAAMTLTPPA; from the exons GAAATTTACACGACTCCCACATCTCGCCGGTACAGAGCAGAATCTGAAATATGCAGAGCAGATCATGAAAGAGTGGAAGGAGTACGGCCTGGACTCAGTGGAGATGGTGCCCTATGACGTCCTGCTGTCCTATCCCAACAAAACACAGCCGAATTACATCTCGATAATTGATCAGCTTGGCAGTGAG GTTTTTAACACTTCCTTGGCTGAGCCTGTTCCTGAGGGTTATGAAGATGTGTCTAACATTGTGCCACCATACAGCGCCTTCTCTCCCAAAGGACAACCTGAG gGGGATTTGGTGTATGTGAACTATGGTCGAACAGAAGACTTCTTCCAGTTAGAGAGAGACATGCGGGTCAATGCTACTGGGAGGATTGTCATCGTCAGATATGGGAAAATATTCAGAGGCAATAAG GTGAAAAATGCCATGTTAGCAGGAGCAAAGGGGATCATTATGTTCTCAGACCCAGCCGATTACTGGGCTGCCGGAGTCCAG ccATATCCTGATGGTTGGAACCTACCCGGTGGAGGAGCTCAGAGAGGAAATGTTCTCAACTTGAATGGAGCAGGAGACCCACTCACACCAGGGTACCCCGCTAAAG AATATACCTACAGGTTGAGTCTCGAGGATGGAGTAGGTCTTCCCAAGATTCCTGTGCATCCAATTGGCTTCCATGATGCAATCAACCTGCTGAA GAACATGGGAGGACCGATTCCACCCAACAACTGGAAAGGAGCTCTGAACATCTCCTACAGGATCGGACCAGGATTTACGGACGACTTCAAAAGCCA GAAGCTGCGTATGAACATCCACAGTAACAACCAGATAACCAGAATCTACAACGTCATTGGCCGGATTAGAGGAGCTCTGGAGCCAG ACAGGTATGTGATTCTGGGAGGGCACCGGGACGCCTGGGTGTTCGGAGGAATCGACCCCATGTCTGGAGCTGCAGTGGTTCACGAGACTGTCAGGAGTGCCGGCAGGCTGATCAGTAAAG gatggAGGCCTAGGAGGACTTTAATATTTGCAAGTTGGGATGCCGAGGAGTTTGGATTGCAGGGATCTACAGAATGGGCAGAG GATAACGCCAAGCTGCTGCAGGAGAGAGCTGTGGCTTACATTAATGCCGACTCTGCCATTGAGG GAATGTACACACTGAGGGTTGACTGCACTCCGTCTCTACACACGCTGGTGTATGACCTCACCAAACAG ATAGCCAGTccagaggaaggagaggaaggagTTTCTTTGTACGAGAGTTGGCATAAGAGGGACAACTGGACGGATAACCGTGATGCACCCAG GATCAGTAAACTGGGGTCAGGCAGTGACTTCGAGGCCTATTTTATCCGTCTGGGAATTGCTGCAGGCAGAGCCAGATACACCAAGAACAAG AAAACAGAGCGGTACAGCAGCTATCCGGTGTATCACAGTGTTTATGAGACCTTCGAGGTAGTGGAGAAGTTTTACGACCCCTCCTTCAAGAGGCTTCGGGCGGTGGCCCAGGTGAGAGGGGGGCTCATCTTCCAATTGGCTGATTCCCAGCTGCTCCCTCTCGATGTTAACCAGTATGCAGACGCGCTCGGGAAGTACGCTCAGAGCATCGCACAGCTGGGACACAGGCACCCAGAGGAGATGAACACGTACAGGGTGTCGTTTG ATTCCTTGTTTTCTGCTGTGGAGAACTTTACTGTTGCAGCGAGGGACTTCCATGAGCGTCTGCAAACTCTCAACAAAGAGGA TCCTCTGCAGTTACGTATCGTGAATGATCAGCTCATGTATCTGGAGAGAGCCTTCATAGACCCCCTAGGCCTACCTGGCAGACCCTTTTACAG GCATGTGATTTTTGCTCCCAGCAGCCACAATAAATATGCTGGGGAGTCTTTCCCTGGAATCTACGATGCATTGTTTGACATCCAGAACTCAGCTGATAAACAGAAGTCCTGGGAGAACGTCAAGCGTCAAATCAGCATCGCAGCATTCACCGTTCACGCTGCTGCCATGACCCTAACTCCACCTGCATGA
- the nlrc3l gene encoding NLR family CARD domain-containing protein 3 isoform X1, with product MTRNMDPDTEVESIFRHENGEEEKKKWTRPPSSYGSMKSDSDHTMEDVEEGKEEGVAVTFHPPLPVVQPDVLINDGTRMQMIRPDSPETYYTMNTQHTKQAGGLVIDTRSSDLGDVPENDLEDADEPLLADSPEPPMPVEPEETTSENSQPGTLHPEQDLPHIFKSIQHVLTSLPFKDLLTFKTWFYQCERDLSQKQAMEGDLLDFVDMILEKLGQDRSLSHTIQTLKSIGKIEEADTLRIMCKRALVRFQLQQELSRKYKYIHEGVVQAGNQTLFESIYVEPQISTCGYGGVDPSHEFRPHPPTHLKVPSPHTFVGLNDLLRLQKEDGQPARTVVTTGFAGMGMSVSKAKFCLNWAEMRANKDLQFVFKLSFRNFWTLRQNESHIAKTMSIMDVLEYYYPECKDMKYLEDEDCKFVIVMDSLDCYREPLDWLNAPVINDNVTKVTPGVLVVNIVRGTVLRGARVWILGRRTAISQIPTQFIDVFTEIQGFSDTMKDEYLTKRYEDAALAAKIVAHYKLLPSLVILTRQPFVCWMVATMFKRSFKYRGYGENPPRLTPFYINVLVVQMNRRLEFYYGKAENELKWSPEDKHVATKIGKMAFKMLEKDISVFCEEDVKEYGVSFKEVTLLSGLCTELPSSDVKRFCFIHFSVQEFMAAVYVFTMFREESKNVLESMLLPRTKFFASKDQTRSVAGVVQSALTRTLSSPLGHYDMFLRFLCGLLAPDCHDIQLAGFLFRYHMPKVGGLDETQRLLKQAIKTAEVKNRDRVGNLKECLREMIQTDE from the exons ATGACCAGGAACATGGACCCGGACACTGAAGTTGAAAG CATTTTCAGGCATGAGAATGGGGAAGAGGAAAAGAAGAAGTGGACGAGGCCACCCTCCAGCTATGGTTCCATGAAGAGTGACAGTGATCACACGATGGAGGATGTAGAGGAGGGAAAAGAGGAAGGGGTTGCTGTTACCTTCCATCCTCCATTACCTGTGGTGCAACCTGACGTGCTTATTAATGATGGGACAAG GATGCAAATGATTCGCCCAGACTCTCCAGAGACATACTACACCATGAACACTCAGCACACCAAACAAGCAGGAGGTCTTGTCATTGACACAAG GTCTTCTGATCTGGGGGATGTTCCAGAAAATGACTTGGAGGATGCAGATGAACCTTTGTTGGCTGATTCCCCAGAACCACCTATGCCGGTTGAACCAGAAGAAACAACTAGTGAGAATAGCCAGCCAGGCACACTACACCCAGAGCAGGACCTGCCCCATATCTTCAAG AGTATCCAGCATGTTTTGACATCCCTCCCTTTTAAAGACCTCTTAACATTTAAGACGTGGTTTTACCAGTGTGAACGAGACCTTAGCCAGAAACAAGCGATGGAGGGAGACCTTCTTGATTTTGTGGACATGATCCTGGAGAAACTCG GACAGGATCGTTCCCTGTCGCATACAATACAAACCCTGAAAAGCATCGGCAAGATAGAAGAGGCAGACACACTACGTATTATGTGTAAAAGAG CGCTGGTCCGTTTTCAACTGCAGCAGGAATTGTccagaaaatacaaatatatccaCGAGGGGGTTGTTCAAGCTGGAAATCAGACTTTATTCGAATCCATCTACGTAGAGCCCCAGATTTCCACCTGTGGTTATGGAGGAGTTGACCCCTCCCATGAATTCCGACCCCATCCACCAACTCATCTCAAGGTCCCCAGTCCCCACACCTTCGTCGGGCTGAACGATCTGTTGCGACTACAAAAGGAAGATGGTCAACCAGCGAGGACCGTGGTCACCACTGGCTTTGCAGGCATGGGCATGTCTGTGTCTAAGGCAAAATTCTGCCTGAATTGGGCAGAAATGCGTGCAAATAAG GATCTGCAGTTCGTTTTCAAGCTTTCTTTCCGGAATTTCTGGACCCTGCGACAAAATGAAAGTCATATCGCAAAGACGATGTCCATCATGGATGTGTTGGAATATTATTATCCTGAGTGCAAAGACATGAAATACCTGGAGGACGAGGACTGTAAATTTGTCATCGTAATGGACTCACTTGATTGTTACCGAGAACCTCTGGACTGGCTG AATGCTCCAGTAATAAATGACAATGTCACCAAAGTAACTCCCGGCGTCCTGGTTGTGAATATCGTCCGAGGCACTGTGCTCCGTGGGGCTCGCGTTTGGATCCTGGGGAGACGGACTGCTATCTCCCAAATACCAACTCAGTTCATTGATGTCTTCACAGAGATACAGGGCTTCAG TGATACGATGAAGGATGAATACCTGACCAAGCGTTATGAAGACGCAGCGCTAGCAGCAAAAATCGTTGCACATTATAAGCTCCTCCCGTCCCTCGTTATTCTCACCCGACAACCCTTCGTGTGTTGGATGGTGGCCACGATGTTCAAGCGCAGCTTCAAATATCGGGGCTATGGGGAGAACCCCCCCAGGCTGACGCCGTTCTACATCAATGTTTTGGTTGTCCAGATGAATCGCAGGCTGGAGTTCTACTATGGAAAAGCGGAAAATGAACTG AAGTGGTCCCCTGAAGATAAACACGTGGCGACTAAGATCGGGAAGATGGCCTTCAAGATGCTGGAGAAGGACATCAGTGTGTTCTGTGAAGAGGACGTGAAGGAGTACGGTGTGAGCTTCAAGGAGGTGACGTTGTTGTCCGGTCTGTGCACCGAGCTCCCTTCCTCAGATGTGAAGAGGTTCTGCTTCATACACTTCAGCGTGCAG GAGTTCATGGCCGCTGTGTACGTCTTCACAATGTTTCGCGAAGAGTCCAAAAATGTTCTGGAGAGCATGTTGTTGCCGAGAACCAAGTTCTTCGCATCCAAGGATCAGACCAGATCAGTGGCCGGCGTCGTCCAGAGCGCCTTAACACGGACCCTCAGCTCCCCGCTGGGCCACTACGACATGTTCCTGCGCTTTCTGTGCGGCTTGCTCGCCCCGGACTGCCACGACATTCAGCTGGCCGGTTTCCTGTTCCGCTACCACATGCCGAAGGTGGGGGGGCTGGACGAGACGCAGCGGCTGCTGAAGCAGGCAATAAAGACCGCTGAAGTTAAGAATCGAGACCGGGTGGGGAATTTAAAGGAGTGTCTTAGAGAAATGATCCAGACAGATGAGTGA
- the nlrc3l gene encoding NLR family CARD domain-containing protein 3 isoform X2 — translation MTRNMDPDTEVESIFRHENGEEEKKKWTRPPSSYGSMKSDSDHTMEDVEEGKEEGVAVTFHPPLPVVQPDVLINDGTRMQMIRPDSPETYYTMNTQHTKQAGGLVIDTRSSDLGDVPENDLEDADEPLLADSPEPPMPVEPEETTSENSQPGTLHPEQDLPHIFKSIQHVLTSLPFKDLLTFKTWFYQCERDLSQKQAMEGDLLDFVDMILEKLGQDRSLSHTIQTLKSIGKIEEADTLRIMCKRALVRFQLQQELSRKYKYIHEGVVQAGNQTLFESIYVEPQISTCGYGGVDPSHEFRPHPPTHLKVPSPHTFVGLNDLLRLQKEDGQPARTVVTTGFAGMGMSVSKAKFCLNWAEMRANKDLQFVFKLSFRNFWTLRQNESHIAKTMSIMDVLEYYYPECKDMKYLEDEDCKFVIVMDSLDCYREPLDWLNAPVINDNVTKVTPGVLVVNIVRGTVLRGARVWILGRRTAISQIPTQFIDVFTEIQGFSDTMKDEYLTKRYEDAALAAKIVAHYKLLPSLVILTRQPFVCWMVATMFKRSFKYRGYGENPPRLTPFYINVLVVQMNRRLEFYYGKAENELWSPEDKHVATKIGKMAFKMLEKDISVFCEEDVKEYGVSFKEVTLLSGLCTELPSSDVKRFCFIHFSVQEFMAAVYVFTMFREESKNVLESMLLPRTKFFASKDQTRSVAGVVQSALTRTLSSPLGHYDMFLRFLCGLLAPDCHDIQLAGFLFRYHMPKVGGLDETQRLLKQAIKTAEVKNRDRVGNLKECLREMIQTDE, via the exons ATGACCAGGAACATGGACCCGGACACTGAAGTTGAAAG CATTTTCAGGCATGAGAATGGGGAAGAGGAAAAGAAGAAGTGGACGAGGCCACCCTCCAGCTATGGTTCCATGAAGAGTGACAGTGATCACACGATGGAGGATGTAGAGGAGGGAAAAGAGGAAGGGGTTGCTGTTACCTTCCATCCTCCATTACCTGTGGTGCAACCTGACGTGCTTATTAATGATGGGACAAG GATGCAAATGATTCGCCCAGACTCTCCAGAGACATACTACACCATGAACACTCAGCACACCAAACAAGCAGGAGGTCTTGTCATTGACACAAG GTCTTCTGATCTGGGGGATGTTCCAGAAAATGACTTGGAGGATGCAGATGAACCTTTGTTGGCTGATTCCCCAGAACCACCTATGCCGGTTGAACCAGAAGAAACAACTAGTGAGAATAGCCAGCCAGGCACACTACACCCAGAGCAGGACCTGCCCCATATCTTCAAG AGTATCCAGCATGTTTTGACATCCCTCCCTTTTAAAGACCTCTTAACATTTAAGACGTGGTTTTACCAGTGTGAACGAGACCTTAGCCAGAAACAAGCGATGGAGGGAGACCTTCTTGATTTTGTGGACATGATCCTGGAGAAACTCG GACAGGATCGTTCCCTGTCGCATACAATACAAACCCTGAAAAGCATCGGCAAGATAGAAGAGGCAGACACACTACGTATTATGTGTAAAAGAG CGCTGGTCCGTTTTCAACTGCAGCAGGAATTGTccagaaaatacaaatatatccaCGAGGGGGTTGTTCAAGCTGGAAATCAGACTTTATTCGAATCCATCTACGTAGAGCCCCAGATTTCCACCTGTGGTTATGGAGGAGTTGACCCCTCCCATGAATTCCGACCCCATCCACCAACTCATCTCAAGGTCCCCAGTCCCCACACCTTCGTCGGGCTGAACGATCTGTTGCGACTACAAAAGGAAGATGGTCAACCAGCGAGGACCGTGGTCACCACTGGCTTTGCAGGCATGGGCATGTCTGTGTCTAAGGCAAAATTCTGCCTGAATTGGGCAGAAATGCGTGCAAATAAG GATCTGCAGTTCGTTTTCAAGCTTTCTTTCCGGAATTTCTGGACCCTGCGACAAAATGAAAGTCATATCGCAAAGACGATGTCCATCATGGATGTGTTGGAATATTATTATCCTGAGTGCAAAGACATGAAATACCTGGAGGACGAGGACTGTAAATTTGTCATCGTAATGGACTCACTTGATTGTTACCGAGAACCTCTGGACTGGCTG AATGCTCCAGTAATAAATGACAATGTCACCAAAGTAACTCCCGGCGTCCTGGTTGTGAATATCGTCCGAGGCACTGTGCTCCGTGGGGCTCGCGTTTGGATCCTGGGGAGACGGACTGCTATCTCCCAAATACCAACTCAGTTCATTGATGTCTTCACAGAGATACAGGGCTTCAG TGATACGATGAAGGATGAATACCTGACCAAGCGTTATGAAGACGCAGCGCTAGCAGCAAAAATCGTTGCACATTATAAGCTCCTCCCGTCCCTCGTTATTCTCACCCGACAACCCTTCGTGTGTTGGATGGTGGCCACGATGTTCAAGCGCAGCTTCAAATATCGGGGCTATGGGGAGAACCCCCCCAGGCTGACGCCGTTCTACATCAATGTTTTGGTTGTCCAGATGAATCGCAGGCTGGAGTTCTACTATGGAAAAGCGGAAAATGAACTG TGGTCCCCTGAAGATAAACACGTGGCGACTAAGATCGGGAAGATGGCCTTCAAGATGCTGGAGAAGGACATCAGTGTGTTCTGTGAAGAGGACGTGAAGGAGTACGGTGTGAGCTTCAAGGAGGTGACGTTGTTGTCCGGTCTGTGCACCGAGCTCCCTTCCTCAGATGTGAAGAGGTTCTGCTTCATACACTTCAGCGTGCAG GAGTTCATGGCCGCTGTGTACGTCTTCACAATGTTTCGCGAAGAGTCCAAAAATGTTCTGGAGAGCATGTTGTTGCCGAGAACCAAGTTCTTCGCATCCAAGGATCAGACCAGATCAGTGGCCGGCGTCGTCCAGAGCGCCTTAACACGGACCCTCAGCTCCCCGCTGGGCCACTACGACATGTTCCTGCGCTTTCTGTGCGGCTTGCTCGCCCCGGACTGCCACGACATTCAGCTGGCCGGTTTCCTGTTCCGCTACCACATGCCGAAGGTGGGGGGGCTGGACGAGACGCAGCGGCTGCTGAAGCAGGCAATAAAGACCGCTGAAGTTAAGAATCGAGACCGGGTGGGGAATTTAAAGGAGTGTCTTAGAGAAATGATCCAGACAGATGAGTGA